The Malus domestica chromosome 10, GDT2T_hap1 genome contains a region encoding:
- the LOC103445730 gene encoding uncharacterized protein: MGKANNMQLYHIESAIHDCVQGTITVSSYFTKLKALWDERDVAISLPDCDYNTLQHVLAFQQNQKAIKFLMKLNETFSAVKDQILLMDPLPPVNKVYSLVLRHEKQHNTITGKAPVQEAAIFAAKRPDSSKKSADMKCAHCNKNNHTTEDCRAFLKCDYCGWKGHTIDYCRKLKRADPEQQMSHSKHERPRGNNVSSNLERKELTTSFPFTSDQCKQIMTLLNNNKAKANNVGKNSSLNNLSSKAFSFTSHGQQSS, encoded by the coding sequence ATGGGCAAAGCGAACAATATGCAACTGTATCATATTGAGAGTGCAATTCATGATTGCGTCCAAGGAACAATAACTGTGAGTTcttacttcaccaaactcaaggCGTTGTGGGATGAAAGAGATGTTGCAATCAGCCTACCAGATTGCGACTACAACACTTTGCAACATGTGTTGGCATTTCAGCAAAATCAAAAGGCAATTAAGTTTCTCATGAAACTTAATGAAACCTTCAGTGCAGTGAAGGATCAAATTCTATTGATGGATCCACTTCCCCCCGTCAACAAGGTATATTCCCTTGTGCTACGCCATGAGAAACAACACAACACCATTACAGGAAAAGCACCGGTTCAGGAGGCTGCTATTTTTGCCGCAAAAAGACCCGACTCTAGCAAGAAAAGTGCTGATATGAAGTGTGCTCACTGCAACAAAAACAATCACACCACTGAAGATTGTCGTGCCTTTTTAAAATGTGATTATTGTGGCTGGAAAGGTCATACGATAGATTATTGTCGGAAACTTAAAAGGGCAGATCCGGAGCAACAAATGAGCCATTCTAAGCATGAGCGACCAAGAGGTAACAATGTATCAAGTAACCTTGAAAGGAAAGAATTGACGACCTCTTTTCCATTCACGTCTGACCAGTGCAAGCAAATCATGACCCtgctcaacaacaacaaagccaaGGCGAACAATGTTGGTAAAAATTCCTCTCTGAATAATCTCTCAAGTAAAGCATTTTCTTTCACTTCTCATGGTCAGCAGTCATCATAG